One Streptomyces sp. ML-6 genomic region harbors:
- a CDS encoding family 2 encapsulin nanocompartment cargo protein terpene cyclase: MPVPELPPPQSSLPEAASRFGTHVLAAAAARAHDVGAAFGGPPATPSLPAAPFPGPPAAGTPAPAPAAAPAPAPAADLDRLLRGPNGLGTADLRLVPREEPPTPPVPSAATTEGVPVPGLYHHPVPEPDPVRVEEVSRRIKAWALDEVSLYPEEWEEQFDGFSVGRYMVGCHPDAPTVDHLMLATRLMVAENAVDDCYCEDHGGSPVGLGERLLLAHTALDPLYTTEEYQPQWAKSLHSDAPRRAYRSAMEYFVRAASPSQADRFRHDMARLHMGYLAEAAWAQLGRVPEVWEYLAMRQFNNFRPCPTITDTVGGYELPADLHAQAAMQKVIALAGNATTIVNDLYSYTKELDAPGQHLNLPVVIAEREGLSERDAYLKSIEVHNDLMHDFETEAAALAAACPVPNVQRFLRGVAAWVDGNHHWHQSNTYRYSLPDFW; encoded by the coding sequence ATGCCCGTGCCCGAGCTGCCACCGCCGCAGTCGAGCCTGCCCGAGGCCGCTTCCCGCTTCGGGACACACGTACTGGCTGCCGCCGCGGCCCGCGCCCACGACGTCGGGGCCGCCTTCGGCGGCCCGCCCGCCACGCCTTCCCTGCCCGCCGCGCCCTTCCCCGGCCCCCCTGCGGCCGGGACACCCGCACCGGCCCCCGCCGCCGCACCCGCACCGGCACCGGCCGCCGACCTTGACCGGCTCCTGCGCGGCCCCAACGGGCTGGGCACGGCGGACCTGCGCCTGGTCCCGCGGGAGGAGCCGCCGACGCCTCCGGTCCCCTCCGCCGCAACGACGGAAGGCGTACCGGTCCCGGGCCTCTACCACCACCCGGTGCCCGAGCCCGACCCGGTGCGGGTCGAGGAGGTCAGCCGGAGGATCAAGGCCTGGGCGCTGGACGAGGTCTCCCTGTACCCCGAGGAGTGGGAGGAGCAGTTCGACGGCTTCTCCGTGGGCCGCTACATGGTCGGCTGCCATCCGGACGCGCCCACCGTCGACCACCTGATGCTCGCCACGCGCCTGATGGTGGCCGAGAACGCGGTGGACGACTGCTACTGCGAGGACCACGGGGGCTCGCCCGTCGGCCTCGGCGAACGCCTTCTGCTGGCGCACACCGCCCTCGACCCCCTGTACACGACGGAGGAGTACCAGCCGCAGTGGGCAAAGTCGCTCCACTCGGACGCGCCCCGGCGTGCCTACCGCTCCGCCATGGAGTACTTCGTCCGTGCGGCCAGCCCCTCCCAGGCGGACCGGTTCCGGCACGACATGGCCCGGTTGCACATGGGGTACCTCGCCGAGGCGGCCTGGGCCCAGCTGGGGCGCGTCCCGGAGGTGTGGGAGTACCTGGCGATGCGTCAGTTCAACAACTTCCGCCCCTGCCCGACCATCACCGACACCGTCGGCGGCTACGAACTGCCGGCGGACCTGCACGCCCAGGCCGCCATGCAGAAGGTCATCGCCCTCGCGGGAAACGCGACGACCATCGTGAACGACCTGTACTCGTACACCAAGGAACTCGACGCTCCCGGGCAGCACCTGAACCTGCCCGTCGTGATCGCCGAGCGCGAGGGCCTCTCCGAGCGGGACGCCTATCTGAAGTCGATCGAGGTCCACAACGACCTGATGCACGACTTCGAGACCGAGGCCGCGGCCCTGGCCGCCGCCTGCCCCGTACCGAACGTGCAGCGCTTCCTGCGGGGAGTGGCCGCGTGGGTCGACGGCAACCACCACTGGCACCAGTCCAACACCTATCGCTACAGCCTGCCCGATTTCTGGTAA
- the acnA gene encoding aconitate hydratase AcnA has product MSANSFDARSTLRVGDESYEIFRLDKVEGSARLPYSLKVLLENLLRTEDGANITADHIRALGGWDSQAQPSQEIQFTPARVIMQDFTGVPCVVDLATMREAVKELGGDPAKINPLAPAELVIDHSVIADKFGTNDAFSQNVELEYGRNKERYQFLRWGQTAFDEFKVVPPGTGIVHQVNIEHLARTVMVRGGQAYPDTLVGTDSHTTMVNGLGVLGWGVGGIEAEAAMLGQPVSMLIPRVVGFKLTGELPTGTTATDLVLTITEMLRKHGVVGKFVEFYGEGVAATSLANRATIGNMSPEFGSTAAIFPIDDETLKYLRLTGRDEQQVALVEAYAKEQGLWLDPAAEPDFSEKLELDLATVVPSIAGPKRPQDRIVLANAAQQFAQDVRNYVDEVDEAGKESFPASDAPAVSPNGGPSNPVTVTAPDGSTYELDHGAVTVAAITSCTNTSNPYVMVAAALVAKKAVEKGLTRKPWVKTTLAPGSKVVTDYFDKAGLTPYLDKVGFNLVGYGCTTCIGNSGPLPEEVSKAVNEHDLAVTSVLSGNRNFEGRINPDVKMNYLASPPLVVAYAIAGSMKVDITKDALGVDQDGKPVHLADIWPTEAEVNDVVANAIGEDMFNKSYQDVFAGDAQWQALPIPTGNTFEWDSESTYVRKPPYFEGMTMETTPVEDIAGARVLAKLGDSVTTDHISPAGAIKADTPAGKYLTEHGIERRDFNSYGSRRGNHEVMIRGTFANIRLRNQIAPGTEGGFTRDFTQDGGPVSFIYDASQNYQAAGTPLVILAGKEYGSGSSRDWAAKGTALLGVKAVIAESYERIHRSNLIGMGVLPLQFPEGQTAESLGLTGEETFSITGVTELNDGTTPRTVKVTTDTGVEFDGVVRIDTPGEADYYRNGGILQYVLRSLIRK; this is encoded by the coding sequence GTGTCGGCGAACAGCTTCGACGCCCGCAGCACGCTGCGCGTGGGCGACGAGTCGTACGAGATCTTCAGGCTGGACAAGGTCGAGGGCTCCGCGCGCCTCCCCTACAGCCTGAAGGTGCTGCTGGAGAACCTGCTCCGCACCGAGGACGGCGCGAACATCACCGCCGACCACATCCGGGCCCTCGGCGGCTGGGACTCCCAGGCCCAGCCCAGCCAGGAGATCCAGTTCACGCCGGCCCGCGTGATCATGCAGGACTTCACCGGTGTGCCGTGCGTCGTGGACCTCGCCACCATGCGCGAGGCCGTCAAGGAGCTGGGCGGCGACCCGGCGAAGATCAACCCCCTCGCCCCGGCCGAGCTGGTCATCGACCACTCCGTCATCGCCGACAAGTTCGGCACCAACGACGCGTTCTCGCAGAACGTCGAGCTGGAGTACGGCCGCAACAAGGAGCGCTACCAGTTCCTGCGCTGGGGCCAGACCGCCTTCGACGAGTTCAAGGTCGTCCCCCCGGGCACCGGCATCGTCCACCAGGTCAACATCGAGCACCTGGCCCGCACGGTCATGGTCCGGGGCGGCCAGGCCTACCCCGACACCCTCGTCGGCACCGACTCGCACACCACCATGGTCAACGGCCTCGGTGTCCTGGGCTGGGGCGTCGGCGGCATCGAGGCCGAGGCCGCGATGCTCGGCCAGCCGGTCTCGATGCTCATCCCGCGCGTCGTCGGCTTCAAGCTGACCGGTGAGCTCCCGACCGGCACCACCGCCACCGACCTCGTGCTGACCATCACCGAGATGCTCCGCAAGCACGGTGTCGTCGGCAAGTTCGTCGAGTTCTACGGCGAGGGCGTCGCCGCCACCTCCCTCGCGAACCGCGCCACCATCGGCAACATGTCGCCGGAGTTCGGCTCCACCGCCGCGATCTTCCCGATCGACGACGAGACGCTGAAGTACCTGCGCCTGACCGGCCGTGACGAGCAGCAGGTCGCGCTCGTCGAGGCGTACGCCAAGGAGCAGGGCCTCTGGCTGGACCCGGCCGCCGAGCCGGACTTCTCCGAGAAGCTGGAGCTGGACCTCGCCACGGTCGTCCCCTCCATCGCCGGCCCGAAGCGCCCGCAGGACCGCATCGTCCTGGCCAACGCCGCCCAGCAGTTCGCGCAGGACGTGCGCAACTACGTGGACGAGGTCGACGAGGCGGGCAAGGAGTCCTTCCCGGCCTCCGACGCCCCGGCGGTCTCCCCCAACGGCGGCCCGTCCAACCCGGTCACCGTGACCGCCCCCGACGGTTCGACGTACGAGCTGGACCACGGCGCCGTCACCGTCGCCGCGATCACCTCCTGCACCAACACCTCGAACCCGTACGTCATGGTCGCCGCGGCGCTCGTGGCGAAGAAGGCGGTCGAGAAGGGCCTGACCCGCAAGCCGTGGGTCAAGACCACCCTCGCCCCGGGCTCCAAGGTCGTCACCGACTACTTCGACAAGGCGGGCCTGACCCCGTACCTCGACAAGGTCGGCTTCAACCTCGTCGGCTACGGCTGCACCACCTGCATCGGCAACTCCGGCCCGCTGCCGGAGGAGGTCTCCAAGGCGGTCAACGAGCACGACCTGGCCGTGACCTCGGTGCTCTCCGGCAACCGCAACTTCGAGGGCCGGATCAACCCCGACGTCAAGATGAACTACCTGGCGTCCCCGCCGCTGGTCGTCGCGTACGCCATCGCCGGTTCGATGAAGGTCGACATCACCAAGGACGCCCTCGGCGTCGACCAGGACGGCAAGCCCGTCCACCTCGCGGACATCTGGCCGACCGAGGCCGAGGTCAACGACGTCGTGGCGAACGCCATCGGCGAGGACATGTTCAACAAGTCCTACCAGGACGTCTTCGCGGGCGACGCCCAGTGGCAGGCGCTGCCGATCCCGACCGGCAACACCTTCGAGTGGGACTCCGAGTCCACCTACGTGCGCAAGCCCCCGTACTTCGAGGGCATGACCATGGAGACGACCCCGGTCGAGGACATCGCCGGCGCCCGTGTCCTGGCCAAGCTCGGCGACTCGGTCACCACCGACCACATCTCCCCGGCCGGTGCCATCAAGGCCGACACCCCGGCCGGCAAGTACCTCACGGAGCACGGCATCGAGCGTCGTGACTTCAACTCCTACGGCTCACGCCGTGGCAACCACGAGGTCATGATCCGCGGCACCTTCGCCAACATCCGCCTGCGCAACCAGATCGCGCCGGGCACCGAGGGCGGCTTCACCCGCGACTTCACCCAGGACGGCGGGCCGGTGTCGTTCATCTACGACGCCTCGCAGAACTACCAGGCCGCGGGCACCCCGCTGGTGATCCTGGCGGGCAAGGAGTACGGCTCCGGCTCGTCCCGCGACTGGGCCGCCAAGGGCACCGCGCTCCTCGGCGTCAAGGCCGTCATCGCCGAGTCCTACGAGCGCATCCACCGCTCGAACCTCATCGGCATGGGCGTCCTCCCGCTCCAGTTCCCGGAGGGGCAGACGGCCGAGTCCCTCGGCCTGACCGGTGAGGAGACCTTCTCCATCACCGGTGTGACCGAGCTGAACGACGGCACCACGCCGCGCACCGTCAAGGTCACCACCGACACCGGTGTGGAGTTCGACGGCGTCGTCCGCATCGACACCCCCGGTGAGGCGGACTACTACCGCAACGGCGGCATCCTGCAGTACGTGCTCCGCAGCCTGATCCGCAAGTAG
- the ngcE gene encoding N-acetylglucosamine/diacetylchitobiose ABC transporter substrate-binding protein, with product MGSTSAHKNEGPGRRDVIKRSAALGLISVPAMGFLSACASSDGGSDKKVEKGKVTKDNPLGVNETAPLEVVIFNGGFGEQYAIDAEKKYNEAFPKAPKVKHAATQKIQSQLQPRFNGGTPPDLIDNSGAEQMDMGVLVGKKQLMDLTPLMDAPSIDDPSKKVRDTLRPGVLEMGQFDGDPVWIMYYAYTVYGVWYSQTALEKLDAEYPETWDDMLALCKKAKKQGIAGWTYPGKYPYYLPFSLYPFIAKIGGREVLDKIDNLEPNAWKDPAVKTAFEAYYELYKKGYILDGTPALTHIQSQTEWTKGKALFIPNGSWVENEAAATTPDDFKMMVAAPSGLDSSDKMPFGTIWASGGEPFIVPAKANNPEGGMEQLRIMLSEESSKNFTKQVKSLSAFNGGTDGLTLSTALQSGVDALKKAGDNVVNPRMQDWYVKLQKEQIGTAGIGEMMAGRLTPAEAIKKIQAFADAAAKDQSIKHYKHQ from the coding sequence ATGGGATCCACCTCCGCCCACAAGAATGAGGGCCCCGGCCGTCGCGATGTGATCAAGCGATCTGCCGCACTCGGCCTGATCAGCGTTCCGGCGATGGGCTTCCTGTCGGCGTGCGCGAGCAGCGACGGCGGCAGCGACAAGAAGGTCGAGAAGGGCAAGGTCACCAAGGACAACCCGCTCGGCGTCAACGAGACGGCCCCGCTCGAAGTCGTCATCTTCAACGGCGGCTTCGGCGAGCAGTACGCGATCGACGCGGAGAAGAAGTACAACGAGGCGTTCCCGAAGGCCCCGAAGGTCAAGCACGCCGCGACCCAGAAGATCCAGTCGCAGCTGCAGCCGCGCTTCAACGGGGGCACCCCGCCGGACCTGATCGACAACTCCGGTGCCGAGCAGATGGACATGGGTGTCCTGGTCGGCAAGAAGCAGCTGATGGACCTGACGCCGCTGATGGACGCCCCCTCCATCGACGACCCGAGCAAGAAGGTCCGCGACACGCTGCGCCCCGGCGTCCTGGAGATGGGCCAGTTCGACGGCGACCCGGTCTGGATCATGTACTACGCGTACACGGTCTACGGCGTCTGGTACTCGCAGACCGCGCTCGAGAAGCTCGACGCGGAGTACCCGGAGACCTGGGACGACATGCTCGCCCTCTGCAAGAAGGCGAAGAAGCAGGGCATCGCCGGCTGGACGTACCCCGGCAAGTACCCCTACTACCTGCCGTTCTCGCTCTACCCGTTCATCGCCAAGATCGGCGGCCGGGAGGTTCTCGACAAGATCGACAACCTGGAGCCGAACGCCTGGAAGGACCCCGCGGTCAAGACGGCGTTCGAGGCGTACTACGAGCTGTACAAGAAGGGGTACATCCTCGACGGCACGCCCGCCCTCACCCACATCCAGTCGCAGACCGAGTGGACCAAGGGCAAGGCGCTCTTCATCCCCAACGGCTCGTGGGTGGAGAACGAGGCCGCGGCGACCACGCCCGACGACTTCAAAATGATGGTCGCGGCCCCGTCCGGCCTGGACTCGTCCGACAAGATGCCGTTCGGCACCATCTGGGCATCCGGCGGTGAGCCCTTCATCGTCCCGGCCAAGGCGAACAACCCCGAGGGCGGCATGGAGCAGCTGCGCATCATGCTCTCCGAGGAGTCCTCGAAGAACTTCACCAAGCAGGTCAAGTCGCTCAGTGCCTTCAACGGCGGCACCGACGGCCTGACCCTGTCGACCGCGCTGCAGTCCGGCGTCGACGCGCTGAAGAAGGCCGGCGACAACGTGGTGAACCCGCGCATGCAGGACTGGTACGTGAAGCTCCAGAAGGAGCAGATCGGCACCGCGGGCATCGGCGAGATGATGGCCGGCCGCCTGACCCCCGCCGAGGCCATCAAGAAGATCCAGGCCTTCGCCGACGCGGCGGCCAAGGACCAGTCCATCAAGCACTACAAGCACCAGTGA
- a CDS encoding UDP-N-acetylglucosamine 1-carboxyvinyltransferase, giving the protein MSDDYLVRIGKLIRDARQHRGWTQSQLAEALATSQSAVNRIERGNQNISLEMIARIGEALDSEIVSLGYAGPMHLRVVGGRRLSGSIDVKTSKNACVALLCASLLNKGRTVLRRVARIEEVYRLLEVLNSIGVRTRWINEGTDLEIVPPARLDMDAIDADAARRTRSIIMFLGPLLHRMDRFKLPYAGGCDLGTRTIEPHMIALRRFGLEIAATEGIYHAQVDHTVTPGRPIVLTERGDTVTENALLAAARHDGTTVIRNASSNYMVQDLCFFLEALGIRVDGIGTTTLTVHGVPHIDVDVDYSPSEDPVEAMSLLAAAVVTESELTIRRVPIEFLEIELAVLEEMGVDCGRTTEYTADNGRTRLVDLTVRPSKLEAPIDKIHPMPFPGLNIDNVPFFAAIAASAHGQTLIHDWVYDNRAIYLTDLNRLGGRLQLLDPHRVLVEGPTRWRAAEMMCPPALRPAVVVLLAMMAAEGTSVLRNVYVINRGYEELAERLNSVGAQIEIFRDI; this is encoded by the coding sequence ATGTCAGACGATTACCTCGTACGCATCGGCAAGCTCATACGTGACGCCCGTCAGCACCGGGGCTGGACACAGAGTCAGCTCGCCGAGGCGCTCGCCACCAGCCAGAGCGCCGTGAACCGCATCGAGCGCGGCAACCAGAACATCAGCCTTGAGATGATCGCGCGCATCGGTGAGGCGCTCGACAGCGAGATCGTGTCGCTCGGCTACGCCGGGCCCATGCACCTGCGGGTGGTCGGCGGGCGCCGGCTCTCGGGCTCCATCGACGTCAAGACGAGCAAGAACGCGTGCGTGGCACTGCTCTGCGCCTCGCTGCTCAACAAGGGCCGCACGGTGCTGCGCCGGGTGGCCCGGATCGAGGAGGTCTACCGCCTCCTGGAGGTGCTCAACTCCATCGGCGTGCGCACCCGGTGGATCAACGAGGGAACCGATCTGGAGATCGTCCCGCCGGCCCGGCTCGACATGGACGCCATCGACGCGGACGCCGCGCGCCGGACCCGTTCCATCATCATGTTCCTCGGCCCGCTGCTGCACCGCATGGACCGGTTCAAGCTCCCGTACGCGGGCGGCTGCGACCTCGGTACGCGGACCATCGAACCGCACATGATCGCGCTGCGCCGTTTCGGCCTGGAGATCGCCGCGACCGAGGGCATCTACCACGCCCAGGTCGACCACACGGTCACCCCCGGCCGCCCCATCGTCCTGACCGAGCGCGGCGACACCGTGACCGAGAACGCGCTGCTGGCCGCCGCCCGGCACGACGGCACCACCGTCATCCGCAACGCGTCCTCCAACTACATGGTCCAGGACCTCTGCTTCTTCCTGGAGGCGCTCGGCATACGCGTGGACGGCATCGGCACGACCACACTGACCGTGCACGGCGTCCCGCACATAGACGTGGACGTCGACTACTCCCCCTCCGAGGACCCGGTCGAGGCGATGAGCCTCCTCGCCGCCGCCGTGGTGACGGAGTCCGAGCTGACGATCCGCCGGGTGCCGATCGAGTTCCTGGAGATCGAGCTCGCGGTGCTGGAGGAGATGGGCGTCGACTGCGGCCGCACGACGGAGTACACCGCCGACAACGGACGCACCCGCCTGGTCGACCTCACGGTCCGGCCCTCCAAGCTGGAGGCGCCGATCGACAAGATCCACCCCATGCCGTTCCCCGGGCTCAACATCGACAACGTGCCCTTCTTCGCGGCGATCGCCGCCTCGGCCCACGGCCAGACCCTCATCCACGACTGGGTCTACGACAACCGGGCCATCTACCTCACCGACCTGAACCGCCTCGGCGGCAGGCTCCAACTCCTCGACCCGCACCGTGTGTTGGTCGAGGGCCCGACCCGCTGGCGCGCCGCCGAGATGATGTGCCCGCCCGCCCTGCGCCCCGCGGTGGTGGTGCTGCTCGCCATGATGGCGGCGGAGGGCACGTCCGTCCTGCGCAACGTGTACGTCATCAACCGGGGTTACGAAGAGCTGGCGGAACGGCTCAACTCGGTGGGCGCGCAGATCGAGATCTTCCGCGACATCTGA
- a CDS encoding sugar ABC transporter permease, with protein MQHGRYRFIVGFLVAPLALYAVFVIWPFIQSIYYSFTDWTGLSPDFKMVGFDNYTRMFKDDIFWKSLQHSVLLVLLLPLVTLGLALFFAFMLNVGGRRRKNATVSGVRGSGFYKIAYFFPQVLSIVIVALLFQFAFNPRGGMINSTLEGIGLDSFQPEWLGDPNLALICVMTVLVWSTVGFFVVLFSAGMASIPKDFYEAALLDGANRFTTFFKITLPLLWDTVQSGWVYMGILALGVEAFTAVQVMTVGPGGPDYSTTVLPLYVYQTAFRDGQAGYATTIGVGLLIVTMLFAAVVMRLGRRERLEF; from the coding sequence ATGCAGCACGGCAGGTACCGTTTCATCGTGGGGTTCTTGGTGGCCCCACTGGCGTTGTACGCGGTCTTCGTCATCTGGCCGTTCATCCAGTCCATCTACTACTCGTTCACGGACTGGACGGGTCTGAGTCCGGACTTCAAGATGGTCGGGTTCGACAACTACACGAGGATGTTCAAGGACGACATCTTCTGGAAGTCGCTGCAGCACAGTGTGCTGCTCGTGCTGCTGCTGCCGCTGGTGACGTTGGGTCTGGCGCTGTTCTTCGCCTTCATGCTCAATGTCGGGGGCCGACGGCGGAAGAACGCCACGGTCTCCGGTGTGCGCGGGTCGGGTTTCTACAAGATCGCCTACTTCTTCCCGCAGGTGCTCTCGATCGTCATCGTCGCCCTGCTCTTCCAGTTCGCGTTCAATCCGCGCGGCGGGATGATCAACTCGACGCTGGAGGGAATCGGTCTGGATTCCTTCCAGCCCGAATGGCTCGGCGATCCGAACCTGGCGCTCATCTGCGTCATGACGGTACTGGTCTGGTCGACGGTCGGATTCTTCGTCGTCCTCTTCTCGGCCGGAATGGCGTCCATCCCCAAGGACTTCTACGAGGCGGCGCTCCTCGACGGGGCCAACCGGTTCACCACGTTCTTCAAGATCACGCTGCCGCTGCTCTGGGACACGGTGCAGTCGGGCTGGGTGTACATGGGCATCCTGGCCCTCGGCGTGGAGGCGTTCACCGCCGTACAGGTCATGACCGTGGGCCCCGGCGGCCCCGACTACTCGACCACGGTCCTGCCGCTGTACGTCTACCAGACGGCCTTCCGCGACGGGCAGGCCGGCTACGCGACGACGATCGGTGTCGGACTGCTGATCGTCACCATGCTCTTCGCCGCCGTCGTGATGCGACTGGGCCGGCGCGAACGGCTGGAGTTCTGA
- a CDS encoding family 2B encapsulin nanocompartment shell protein encodes MTVDSSPEVRPELPRQSSLGTAAARNLATTTKSAPQMQEITSRWLLRMLPWVEARGGAYRVNRRLSYTIGDGTVEFVQDGANVKVIPRELGELAMLRGFDDLEVLTALAGRCVQQDFRAGETLVERGTPADKLHLIAHGRVNQTSVGNYGDEVALDVLADGDQFGEHALLDGDGRWEHTVTAETSGTLLTLSRADFAAVLSTAPGLRTHLEEFSSFTNRRQNHRGEAEIAMSAGHVGEHELPGAFVDYELHPREYELSVAQTVLRVHTRVADLYNEPMNQTKEQLRLTIEALRERQEHELINNREFGLLHNSDFKQRIQTHSGPPTPDDLDELLCRRRGSKFFLAHPRTIAAIGREFNARGLYPDHTDLGGQQVPAWRGVPILPCNKIPITPEKTSSILVMRTGEDDQGVIGLHQTGLPDEYEPGLSVRFMGIDEKAIISYLVSTYYSAAILVPDAVGVLENVQIARRPA; translated from the coding sequence ATGACTGTTGACTCGAGCCCGGAAGTACGACCGGAGCTGCCCCGGCAATCCAGCCTGGGCACGGCGGCTGCCCGCAACCTGGCCACCACGACCAAATCGGCCCCGCAGATGCAGGAGATCACCTCCCGCTGGCTGCTGCGGATGCTTCCCTGGGTGGAGGCCCGGGGCGGGGCCTACCGGGTGAACCGCCGCCTGTCCTACACCATCGGCGACGGGACCGTGGAGTTCGTCCAGGACGGCGCCAACGTCAAGGTGATCCCCCGGGAACTCGGCGAACTGGCCATGCTGCGCGGCTTCGACGACCTGGAGGTGCTGACCGCGCTCGCCGGCCGCTGCGTCCAGCAGGACTTCCGGGCGGGCGAGACGCTGGTCGAGCGCGGGACGCCCGCGGACAAGCTCCACCTCATCGCCCACGGCCGCGTCAACCAGACCTCCGTCGGCAACTACGGTGACGAGGTCGCCCTGGACGTACTCGCTGACGGCGACCAGTTCGGGGAGCACGCCCTCCTGGACGGGGACGGCCGGTGGGAGCACACCGTCACCGCCGAGACCTCGGGCACGCTGCTCACGTTGTCACGCGCCGACTTCGCGGCCGTGCTGTCCACGGCGCCGGGTCTCCGGACCCACCTCGAAGAGTTCTCGTCGTTCACCAACCGGCGGCAGAACCACCGCGGCGAGGCGGAGATCGCGATGTCGGCCGGCCACGTCGGGGAGCACGAGCTGCCCGGCGCGTTCGTCGACTACGAACTGCATCCGCGCGAGTACGAACTCTCGGTGGCCCAGACCGTTCTGCGGGTCCACACGAGGGTCGCCGACCTCTACAACGAGCCGATGAACCAGACCAAGGAGCAACTCCGGCTCACCATCGAGGCGTTGCGCGAACGCCAGGAGCACGAGCTGATCAACAACCGGGAGTTCGGGCTGCTCCACAACTCCGACTTCAAGCAGCGCATCCAGACGCACTCCGGCCCGCCGACCCCGGACGACCTGGACGAGCTGCTCTGCCGGCGCCGCGGTTCCAAGTTCTTCCTCGCGCACCCCCGGACGATCGCGGCGATCGGGCGCGAATTCAACGCGCGCGGGCTCTACCCCGACCACACCGATCTCGGGGGCCAGCAGGTCCCGGCCTGGCGCGGGGTGCCGATCCTCCCCTGCAACAAGATCCCCATCACGCCGGAGAAGACCAGCTCGATCCTGGTCATGCGTACCGGCGAGGACGACCAGGGCGTCATCGGCCTGCACCAGACCGGGCTGCCGGACGAGTACGAACCGGGTCTGTCGGTCCGCTTCATGGGCATCGACGAGAAGGCGATCATCTCCTACCTCGTCAGCACCTACTACTCCGCCGCGATCCTCGTGCCGGACGCGGTCGGCGTGCTGGAGAACGTGCAGATCGCCCGCCGCCCCGCGTAA
- a CDS encoding histidine phosphatase family protein: protein MGELILIRHGETEWSRSGQHTSHTDLPLTPLGERQAHALAPLLADRPITLTLVSPAVRARRTAELAGLAAPRITPELREWDYGGYEGLTTDEIHRTRPGWNLWTDGVAPGPEAHPGETPAEVGARADRVLAEVMRAAARDESEDVALVAHSHFLRVLTARYLGLTPADGTLFQLATGAVSRLGTEHGQPVITAWNVTLPESLFSRAVPESPEQDRAL, encoded by the coding sequence ATGGGCGAGCTGATCCTGATCCGGCACGGCGAGACGGAGTGGTCGCGGTCCGGACAGCACACGAGTCACACCGATCTGCCCCTGACCCCCCTCGGCGAACGCCAGGCCCACGCCCTGGCACCCCTGCTCGCCGACCGGCCGATCACACTCACCCTGGTCAGCCCCGCGGTACGCGCCCGGCGCACCGCGGAACTCGCCGGGCTCGCCGCTCCCCGCATCACGCCGGAACTGCGCGAGTGGGACTACGGCGGCTACGAGGGGCTCACCACCGACGAGATCCACCGCACCCGCCCCGGCTGGAACCTGTGGACCGACGGGGTCGCCCCCGGCCCCGAGGCGCACCCCGGGGAGACGCCCGCCGAGGTCGGGGCCCGCGCCGACCGGGTGCTGGCCGAGGTCATGAGGGCCGCGGCCCGGGACGAGAGCGAGGACGTCGCGCTCGTCGCCCACTCCCACTTCCTGCGGGTGCTCACCGCCCGCTACCTCGGACTGACCCCGGCCGATGGCACGTTGTTCCAGCTCGCCACGGGAGCCGTCTCGCGGCTGGGCACCGAACACGGCCAGCCGGTGATCACGGCGTGGAACGTGACCCTGCCCGAGAGCCTGTTCTCCCGGGCCGTCCCGGAGAGCCCGGAGCAGGACCGGGCCCTATGA
- a CDS encoding RraA family protein, which yields MNDISGFKDISPTTLADLLGRAQVMDIGIRPLWSPMPRIAGPAFTVRCPPGDNLMLHAAIHRAEPGSVIVVESGDVDHALAGGNVCAVARRRGIAAFVADGVIRDLAEVREMDFPVFARGVIPIPGTKKAVEPLGGPVRCGGVLVNAGDIVVADEEGIVVTPRDRQEQVLTDARKKAAKEAGESLDAWEAAHRARIDDILRANGFEG from the coding sequence GTGAACGACATCAGTGGGTTCAAGGACATCTCGCCGACCACCCTCGCCGACCTCCTGGGACGCGCACAGGTCATGGACATCGGCATCCGTCCGTTGTGGTCCCCGATGCCGCGCATAGCCGGACCGGCGTTCACCGTGCGGTGCCCCCCGGGCGACAACCTCATGCTCCACGCGGCCATCCATCGCGCGGAGCCCGGCTCCGTCATCGTCGTCGAGTCGGGCGACGTGGACCACGCCCTCGCCGGCGGGAACGTCTGCGCCGTCGCCCGGCGCCGGGGCATCGCGGCGTTCGTGGCCGACGGGGTGATCCGCGACCTCGCCGAGGTGCGCGAGATGGACTTCCCCGTCTTCGCCAGGGGCGTCATCCCCATCCCGGGCACGAAGAAGGCCGTCGAGCCGCTGGGCGGGCCCGTGCGGTGCGGCGGCGTACTGGTGAACGCCGGTGACATCGTGGTGGCCGACGAGGAGGGCATCGTGGTCACGCCCCGGGACCGGCAGGAGCAGGTGCTCACCGATGCCCGGAAGAAGGCGGCCAAGGAGGCCGGCGAGTCCCTCGACGCGTGGGAGGCGGCACATCGCGCCCGCATCGACGACATCCTGCGCGCGAACGGCTTCGAGGGCTGA